Part of the Aquimarina sp. TRL1 genome, ACGTAAACGTCAGCAATTTACAAAACCTTCTGTATTGCGCAGAGCGCAAATTCAAAAAGCTCAATATATTCAGGGCTTAAGAGATCAGGAAGAGATCTAAGAAGTGATTCGTTAAG contains:
- the rpsU gene encoding 30S ribosomal protein S21, which encodes MLIIPVKDGENIDRALKRFKRKFDRTGTMRQLRKRQQFTKPSVLRRAQIQKAQYIQGLRDQEEI